One Campylobacter concisus DNA segment encodes these proteins:
- a CDS encoding retention module-containing protein: protein MQTQVGVIKQISGLVVAVDQNGVSRVLKVGDALYLGEVVKTSSASSKAVVSMDNGKDVTILGDESLKLDENVAAGQKPNTVADVSDLQKALLNGDDLTKLEETAAGGNAAAAGGGDGVSLGAASFDEGGHYSNINENFRSIGDLNSARGAERIGGVSGAADNAGGDVGFVDTTIPTVTLDPINNTSTVVTGKVPNPDPNTTVIVEIPGHTPVTVPVNPDGTFSVPTPNNEPLKPGTEVKVTPKDDAGNGTPVTTPVSDVTIPTVTLDTINNTSTVVTGKVPNPDPNTTVIVEIPGHTPVTVPVNPDGTFSVPTPNNEPLKPGTEVKVTPKDDAGNGTPVTTPVSDVTIPTVTLDTINNTSTVVTGKVPNPDPNTTVIVEIPGHTPVTVPVNSDGTFSVPTPNNEPLKPGTEVKVTPKDDAGNGTPVATPVSDVTIPTVTLDTINNTSTVVTGKVPNPDPNTTVIVEIPGHTPVTVPVNSDGTFSVPTPNNEPLKPGTEVKVTPKDDAGNGTPVATPVSDVVPPQVDLTPKADGTVDVVPHDNDATKVEISYTDNGGNTQTITVVKNPSAGWVVDSTPGKTTAPTGAFKLDPHSGKVTISDNATKDNTPVTAKATDGAGNTATGETTAPDKFTIKFNDDADGNGTITRGENYAEDGAKATATISIPNLAKDGSKIHVIGTGINDYYTVHKDASGNVTSVTDTKGNNVFDGDNGIKVSYDYNHYQTVRGNAASITAELEGTTLKATSSVKFENVGKAEVKFVELDEHGNVLNEKSDQITNQNRNTAMLDGDINHTTARISLPENVQDGDVVTVKYGYGPDAASLAKTGGIDTTAYKYFLVHKAADGSMTVDQITSADDKTPIKAGLTSTNGAGEKFGIDIHDMPTTTYNLTHSRGIEVTVKGDDHAEQSNGNTWIFRDSMEAPKVEFIEGNKVYNPSVSGSGSGALNAGISVADAIKDGDISHTTARITLPKVFSDGDKLTVAVTDYNKIYADTGVKQYPANNPEPTFVKAFIIHKAADGTVTFDEVDAAGNVTHAGIPALNNNAIEITGVPLYNMYENGALKSDYVHATGVDATITDHLNLNGNDSGSNTGYAFLANVNVVTITEVIDDVAGGVDHGNIKDNDVVVNGVTKKGLTNDSTPTFKGKADPNSVVELYDGTTKIGSTTTDKFGNWSITPATPLGEGAHSITASSPAINAIKASDPATITVDTGTKVTFDSVTDDVAGGVVNGNVKGNDVTVDGKTLKGLTNDNTPTLSGKAEAGSTVEIFNGTNKIGQVEAKGDGSWKFEVSTPLSDGEHELKVKTTDKAGNTAEAAPVTITVDTKVTNLKVEWIDDLNNDGKFSWSENLNPEHAGRIAWKAYLPNDGTVKVGDVMHYMWGGPGATGELTYTIKAEDIAKGYVGFVKQNMIQGTWEHIPFGKDSDGKIFEAWAYLTDAAGNKGSTGKDEIVFDFSDAPTIINASAIYGTNRTGLLLDDNPKSASAVNIEAQGKAVELDVKTFTHRADVKLGDGDDIVTVHKSGGVWGDMVEDSKLNLGDGDNILKVETNIDRASVIAGDGYDNVKVDGYITNRSNVNLGDGNNTLTVGTNIDHSTVETGSGNDTIKVGNYIHYSNIKLGAGDDSLTIAKSDMQGNDIDGGTGYDKLAITNPGTSINLDSIADHAHNFEELNISNKSQNTTLSVKLSDVISLTDSDNTLKITADAGDKVEFKDAGWQKGASTDGYTAYTNDTSGTTVTVEIKDEVTQPM from the coding sequence ATGCAAACTCAAGTAGGAGTAATCAAACAAATCTCAGGCTTAGTGGTAGCTGTAGATCAAAATGGCGTTAGTCGTGTTTTAAAAGTTGGCGACGCTTTATATCTTGGGGAGGTTGTAAAGACCTCTTCAGCTTCTTCTAAAGCCGTAGTTTCAATGGATAATGGCAAAGACGTCACCATCTTGGGTGATGAGTCGTTAAAGCTTGACGAAAATGTAGCCGCAGGACAAAAACCAAATACCGTAGCAGATGTTAGCGATTTGCAAAAAGCGTTGTTAAACGGCGATGATCTAACAAAACTAGAGGAGACTGCTGCTGGTGGTAACGCAGCCGCAGCTGGTGGTGGAGATGGCGTTAGCCTTGGTGCGGCGTCGTTTGATGAGGGTGGTCACTACTCAAATATCAATGAAAATTTCCGCTCTATAGGCGATCTAAACAGCGCAAGAGGTGCTGAGAGGATAGGCGGCGTAAGCGGCGCAGCCGATAATGCTGGTGGTGACGTTGGTTTTGTAGATACTACTATCCCAACAGTAACTCTAGATCCAATTAACAACACTTCAACAGTAGTAACTGGTAAGGTTCCAAACCCAGATCCAAATACCACTGTAATTGTTGAAATTCCTGGTCATACCCCAGTTACAGTCCCTGTAAATCCTGATGGTACATTTAGTGTTCCTACACCAAATAATGAACCACTAAAACCAGGTACTGAGGTAAAAGTTACTCCAAAAGATGATGCAGGCAATGGTACACCAGTTACTACTCCAGTATCAGACGTAACTATCCCAACAGTAACTCTAGATACAATTAACAACACTTCAACAGTAGTAACTGGTAAGGTTCCAAACCCTGATCCAAATACCACTGTAATTGTTGAAATTCCTGGTCATACCCCAGTTACAGTCCCTGTAAATCCTGATGGTACATTTAGTGTTCCTACACCAAATAATGAACCACTAAAACCAGGTACTGAGGTAAAAGTTACTCCAAAAGATGATGCAGGCAATGGTACACCAGTTACTACTCCAGTATCAGACGTAACTATCCCAACAGTAACTCTAGATACAATTAACAACACTTCAACAGTAGTAACTGGTAAGGTTCCAAACCCTGATCCAAATACCACTGTAATTGTTGAAATTCCTGGTCATACCCCAGTTACAGTCCCTGTAAATTCTGATGGTACATTTAGTGTTCCTACACCAAATAATGAACCATTAAAACCAGGTACTGAGGTAAAAGTTACTCCAAAAGATGATGCAGGCAATGGTACACCAGTTGCTACTCCAGTATCAGACGTAACTATCCCAACAGTAACTCTAGATACAATTAACAACACTTCAACAGTAGTAACTGGTAAGGTTCCAAACCCTGATCCAAATACCACTGTAATTGTTGAAATTCCTGGTCATACCCCAGTTACAGTCCCTGTAAATTCTGATGGTACATTTAGTGTTCCTACACCAAATAATGAACCATTAAAACCAGGTACTGAGGTAAAAGTTACTCCAAAAGATGATGCAGGCAATGGTACACCAGTTGCTACTCCAGTATCAGACGTTGTGCCGCCGCAAGTAGATCTCACTCCAAAGGCTGACGGCACAGTTGATGTAGTGCCTCACGACAATGACGCGACAAAGGTTGAAATTTCATACACAGATAATGGCGGCAACACGCAAACAATCACCGTAGTCAAAAACCCAAGCGCTGGCTGGGTCGTAGATAGCACTCCTGGCAAGACGACAGCTCCAACAGGTGCTTTCAAGCTTGATCCACATAGTGGCAAGGTCACTATCAGCGACAATGCGACAAAAGACAACACTCCAGTGACTGCAAAGGCTACTGATGGCGCTGGCAACACAGCCACAGGCGAGACTACTGCTCCAGATAAATTTACTATCAAATTTAATGATGACGCAGATGGCAACGGCACTATCACAAGAGGCGAGAACTATGCTGAGGATGGCGCAAAAGCTACTGCAACCATCAGCATACCAAACCTTGCAAAGGATGGCAGCAAGATCCATGTTATAGGTACTGGCATAAATGACTACTACACAGTTCATAAAGATGCTAGCGGCAACGTTACAAGCGTCACAGATACAAAAGGCAACAACGTATTTGACGGCGATAATGGCATAAAGGTTAGCTACGACTATAACCACTATCAAACAGTTCGTGGAAATGCAGCTAGTATCACAGCTGAGCTAGAGGGCACAACCCTTAAAGCTACTTCAAGTGTTAAATTTGAAAATGTTGGCAAGGCTGAAGTTAAATTTGTTGAGCTTGATGAGCATGGCAATGTTCTAAATGAAAAATCAGATCAAATAACAAATCAAAATAGAAATACAGCTATGCTGGATGGTGATATCAACCACACCACAGCACGCATCTCACTACCTGAGAATGTTCAAGATGGCGATGTCGTAACTGTAAAATATGGATATGGACCAGATGCAGCCTCTCTTGCAAAAACAGGTGGCATAGATACGACTGCTTATAAATATTTCTTAGTTCATAAAGCAGCTGATGGCTCTATGACGGTTGATCAGATCACTTCAGCTGATGATAAGACACCTATAAAAGCTGGTCTTACATCTACAAATGGCGCTGGTGAGAAATTTGGTATAGATATCCACGATATGCCAACAACCACCTATAATCTTACACACTCACGTGGTATAGAAGTGACCGTAAAAGGTGATGACCATGCAGAGCAGTCTAACGGAAATACTTGGATATTTAGAGATAGCATGGAGGCTCCGAAGGTTGAATTTATAGAAGGCAACAAAGTTTATAATCCAAGCGTTTCAGGAAGTGGCTCAGGCGCACTAAATGCTGGTATAAGCGTAGCTGACGCTATAAAAGACGGCGATATCAGCCACACTACAGCTCGCATAACATTGCCAAAAGTGTTCTCGGACGGCGATAAACTAACAGTTGCTGTAACTGACTACAACAAAATTTATGCTGACACTGGTGTAAAACAATACCCAGCAAATAACCCAGAGCCAACATTTGTTAAGGCATTTATCATTCACAAAGCGGCTGACGGCACTGTGACTTTTGACGAGGTCGATGCAGCTGGCAATGTCACACATGCAGGCATCCCAGCGCTAAATAACAACGCTATCGAAATAACTGGCGTGCCACTATATAATATGTATGAAAATGGCGCTTTGAAGTCAGATTATGTCCATGCAACTGGTGTTGATGCGACTATCACAGACCACCTTAATCTAAATGGTAACGATAGTGGAAGCAATACAGGTTATGCATTCTTAGCGAACGTAAATGTTGTCACTATCACAGAGGTGATCGACGACGTTGCAGGTGGTGTAGATCACGGCAATATCAAAGATAACGACGTAGTAGTAAATGGCGTAACTAAAAAAGGACTAACAAACGACAGCACTCCGACATTTAAAGGCAAGGCGGACCCTAACTCGGTAGTAGAGCTATATGATGGCACGACTAAGATAGGTAGCACAACAACTGATAAATTTGGCAACTGGTCTATCACTCCGGCCACTCCACTTGGTGAAGGTGCTCATAGTATCACAGCTTCATCTCCAGCCATAAATGCGATCAAGGCCTCTGACCCAGCTACTATAACGGTAGATACAGGCACTAAGGTTACATTTGATAGCGTTACAGATGATGTTGCAGGTGGCGTTGTAAATGGTAATGTCAAGGGCAACGATGTGACAGTCGATGGCAAAACACTAAAAGGCCTAACAAACGATAACACACCAACTCTATCAGGCAAGGCAGAGGCTGGCTCAACTGTAGAGATCTTTAATGGTACAAACAAGATCGGTCAAGTAGAGGCAAAAGGTGACGGTTCTTGGAAATTTGAAGTAAGCACTCCGCTTAGCGACGGCGAGCATGAGCTTAAAGTAAAAACTACTGACAAAGCTGGCAACACAGCCGAGGCTGCCCCAGTAACCATAACTGTTGATACGAAAGTGACAAATTTAAAAGTCGAATGGATAGATGATCTCAACAATGACGGTAAATTTAGCTGGAGTGAGAATTTAAATCCTGAACACGCAGGACGTATAGCTTGGAAAGCATATCTTCCAAACGACGGTACGGTTAAAGTTGGTGACGTTATGCACTATATGTGGGGTGGACCAGGTGCTACTGGTGAGCTAACTTATACTATAAAAGCTGAAGATATAGCAAAAGGATATGTAGGCTTTGTAAAACAAAATATGATTCAAGGAACATGGGAACATATTCCTTTTGGCAAGGACTCTGATGGTAAAATTTTTGAAGCTTGGGCATATTTAACAGACGCTGCTGGCAACAAAGGATCAACAGGCAAAGATGAGATAGTCTTTGATTTTAGTGATGCACCTACTATTATAAATGCTAGCGCTATTTATGGCACAAACAGAACAGGCTTGTTACTTGATGACAATCCAAAAAGCGCAAGCGCTGTTAATATCGAAGCACAAGGTAAAGCAGTAGAGCTAGATGTTAAAACATTCACTCATAGAGCAGATGTGAAACTAGGTGATGGTGACGATATAGTAACAGTGCATAAGAGTGGCGGTGTTTGGGGTGACATGGTAGAAGACTCAAAACTAAATTTAGGCGATGGAGATAATATCTTAAAAGTAGAGACAAATATCGATAGAGCATCAGTAATCGCTGGAGATGGTTATGACAACGTCAAAGTCGATGGATATATAACAAATCGCTCTAATGTAAATTTAGGTGATGGCAACAATACATTAACAGTTGGAACAAATATAGATCATAGTACTGTAGAAACTGGAAGTGGAAACGACACCATCAAAGTTGGTAACTATATCCACTACTCTAATATAAAGTTAGGCGCAGGCGATGACTCATTAACGATTGCAAAGTCAGATATGCAAGGTAATGATATAGATGGTGGCACTGGTTATGACAAATTAGCTATCACTAATCCAGGAACATCTATAAATTTAGATAGCATCGCAGATCATGCACATAACTTTGAGGAGCTTAATATCTCTAATAAGAGCCAAAATACTACTTTAAGCGTAAAACTAAGTGATGTCATAAGCTTAACGGATAGTGATAATACGCTAAAAATAACAGCTGATGCTGGAGACAAAGTAGAATTTAAAGATGCTGGCTGGCAAAAAGGTGCATCAACTGACGGCTATACCGCATATACAAATGATACTAGCGGAACAACTGTTACTGTTGAGATCAAGGACGAAGTAACACAGCCTATGTAA
- a CDS encoding cysteine permease, whose translation MQITLAPNEFLDDYVLGAQLAKNAGISSNAYLFWKNAISAKFENSRIVFIRKKSVPEKFKNALEECTPLNGLVPTGVFCSFTSLAPSHLVAKNGSKIYELFEFHEICGIKFLNLKKFYDDFKLSYSYRIYIEKCKFFSPAPFEKRIKLTETMCLGYY comes from the coding sequence ATGCAAATAACCCTTGCACCAAACGAATTTTTAGATGACTACGTACTTGGTGCGCAGCTTGCCAAAAACGCGGGCATCTCATCAAACGCCTACCTCTTTTGGAAAAATGCGATCAGTGCTAAATTTGAAAACTCGCGCATCGTTTTTATTAGAAAAAAGAGCGTCCCAGAGAAATTTAAAAACGCGCTAGAAGAGTGCACGCCATTAAATGGCCTCGTGCCAACTGGCGTTTTTTGCTCATTTACCTCGCTTGCCCCCTCGCACCTTGTGGCGAAAAATGGCTCGAAAATTTATGAGCTTTTTGAATTTCATGAAATTTGCGGTATCAAATTTTTAAATTTAAAGAAATTTTATGATGATTTTAAGCTCAGCTACTCGTATAGGATTTACATCGAAAAGTGCAAATTTTTCTCGCCAGCGCCCTTTGAAAAGCGCATAAAACTGACTGAGACTATGTGTCTTGGCTACTACTAG
- a CDS encoding RidA family protein: MKKQISTKNAPQAIGPYSQAINANGFLFISGQLGVTPAGEFAGSNVEAQAEQSLTNLQNILAEAGLSFDNVVKTTIFLADMADFAKVNVTYAKFFKEPYPARSTVAVKTLPKDALVEIDVIAAQ, from the coding sequence ATGAAAAAACAAATTTCAACAAAAAATGCCCCACAAGCGATCGGACCATATTCTCAGGCTATTAACGCGAATGGATTTTTATTTATCTCAGGTCAGCTTGGCGTCACACCAGCAGGTGAGTTTGCAGGTAGCAATGTAGAGGCTCAGGCCGAGCAGTCACTTACAAATTTACAAAACATTTTGGCTGAGGCTGGACTTAGTTTTGATAATGTCGTAAAGACTACGATCTTTTTAGCAGATATGGCAGATTTTGCTAAAGTAAATGTCACATACGCTAAATTTTTCAAAGAGCCATATCCAGCTAGAAGCACGGTAGCTGTGAAGACTTTGCCAAAAGATGCACTTGTAGAAATTGATGTTATCGCAGCACAATAA